The candidate division KSB1 bacterium region TATGCTTCGGCAGCTTTTTCTTTGTCTCCTTCAATCGCATAGCAGGCAGCAATGCCAGCATGGGAAGCACTCACAAATAGCACATCATCTGCATAATCGTCATTGTACATCGCAAAATAACGCTTGGCTTCCGTATAATTCTCCTTTGCATAATTGGCTTTGGCCAAATAATAGGTAGCAATTCCGGCGTTTTTAGGGCGCAAGGCTTTAAGGATGCCACCGGAATACTCATCCACTAGTTGCTGTAAAATGGGGATGGATGCATCATATTGGTTCTGATGATACAATTCTTCGGCACGAAGCAATTTAGCTGAAATGGAAAGATTGGCGTTCTGCTTGCTTTTCATCATAAAAAAGACAACGGCAACAATTAGGATCAACGCTCCTCCACCCATTATAATATTCCTGCTGTTTTCTGAAAAAAAATCGGAAGCATTCGCAATAAATGTAACAAATTTATCCTCTTTAATTTCTCTTCTTTTTAACCTTCTTTTAGGTTTTAACATTGATTATCCTTTTGTCTTATTTTAAATACCTGTTTCCACAATCTGTACCCCTGGCAGGATTCGAACCTGCGACACCCGGTTTAGGAAACCGGTGCTCTATCCTACTGAGCTACAGGGGCATTCTTTAATTTACAATAACTTACGAGCCTGTTTTTCTGACGATTTAATCCTGGTAACCATTTGGTGACCATGAAATCGGAAACCTTAAGGCAAAGGGTTCACCGCCTGACGTTTGCGTTCGACATTAAAATGAGCATACCGCATAGTCGCAGAAATATCTTTATGTCCTAGCAACTCTTTCACAGTTACCAAATCTACTCTACTCATTATGAGTTGACTCCCGAACTGATGTCCTAGATCATGAAAGCGTAAATGACCAATCCTGGCTCGTCTAACTGCACTGTAAAAGCCCTTTTGTATGTTGACAAATGGCTTTCCATTCTCATTAGGAAAAACATAGTCACTATTCCGAGGTAATTCAAACATTAGTAGCTTCAAAATCGCATTAAAAGGATTACACGAAA contains the following coding sequences:
- a CDS encoding tetratricopeptide repeat protein, producing the protein MLKPKRRLKRREIKEDKFVTFIANASDFFSENSRNIIMGGGALILIVAVVFFMMKSKQNANLSISAKLLRAEELYHQNQYDASIPILQQLVDEYSGGILKALRPKNAGIATYYLAKANYAKENYTEAKRYFAMYNDDYADDVLFVSASHAGIAACYAIEGDKEKAAEAYQKAFDENPNSFSAPEFLFSAANNHIELQNITKAQTLLQKIIDSFETSPIAQDARLLLAEISKKS
- a CDS encoding tyrosine-type recombinase/integrase, with product MKLLMFELPRNSDYVFPNENGKPFVNIQKGFYSAVRRARIGHLRFHDLGHQFGSQLIMSRVDLVTVKELLGHKDISATMRYAHFNVERKRQAVNPLP